One region of Gossypium raimondii isolate GPD5lz chromosome 6, ASM2569854v1, whole genome shotgun sequence genomic DNA includes:
- the LOC105774302 gene encoding GDSL esterase/lipase At1g29670 — protein sequence MVKLCVLFGVAVLLSLSFGFINGAPQVPCYFIFGDSLVDNGNNNRLSSLAKANYMPYGIDFPNGPTGRFSNGKTTVDVIAELLGFENYIPPYSAARGRQILGGVNYASAAAGIREETGQQLGARISFSGQVRNYRQTVSQVVNLLGSEANAANYLSKCIYSIGLGSNDYLNNYFMPLFYSTSRRYNPEQYANVLIQQYTQQLQALYNYGARKFVLIGVGQIGCSPNALAQNSRDGRTCVERINAANRIFNSKLKGLVDQFNNANSDAKFIYIDVYGIFQDVTSNPSAYGFRVTNAGCCGVGRNNGQITCLPSQRPCRNRNEYLFWDAFHPTEAANVIIGRRSYNAQSPSDAYPIDIRRLAQL from the exons ATGGTGAAACTGTGTGTGCTATTTGGGGTGGCTGTACTTCTAAGCTTGAGCTTCGGGTTCATCAATGGCGCACCTCAAGTTCCTTGTTACTTCATCTTCGGTGATTCATTAGTTGATAATGGGAACAATAATCGATTATCGTCATTAGCGAAAGCTAATTACATGCCTTATGGAATCGATTTCCCTAATGGACCAACTGGAAGGTTCTCTAATGGCAAAACCACAGTCGATGTCATTG cTGAACTTTTGGGCTTTGAGAATTACATTCCTCCTTACTCCGCCGCTAGAGGTAGACAAATCCTCGGAGGAGTTAACTATGCATCAGCCGCGGCCGGAATCAGAGAAGAGACTGGACAACAGCTG GGAGCTCGGATCAGTTTCAGTGGGCAAGTTAGAAACTATAGGCAAACAGTTTCACAAGTGGTGAACTTGCTTGGGAGTGAAGCCAATGCAGCAAATTACTTGAGCAAATGTATTTACTCCATTGGACTTGGTAGCAACGATTACCTTAACAACTATTTCATGCCTCTTTTTTACTCTACCAGCAGGCGATATAACCCTGAACAATATGCTAATGTTCTTATTCAACAATATACTCAGCAACTTCAG GCTTTGTACAACTACGGGGCAAGGAAGTTCGTGTTGATTGGGGTAGGTCAGATCGGGTGCAGCCCGAATGCATTGGCTCAAAACAGCCGAGATGGTCGAACTTGTGTTGAAAGAATCAATGCTGCAAATAGGATCTTCAACAGCAAGCTTAAAGGACTCGTTGATCAATTCAACAATGCCAATTCTGATGCAAAGTTCATCTACATTGATGTTTATGGAATTTTTCAAGACGTCACGAGCAATCCTTCAGCTTACG GTTTTAGGGTAACAAATGCTGGATGTTGTGGTGTTGGGAGGAACAACGGGCAAATCACTTGCTTGCCTTCACAAAGGCCATGTAGGAATAGGAATGAGTACTTGTTTTGGGATGCTTTCCATCCAACTGAGGCTGCAAATGTGATCATCGGAAGGAGATCGTACAATGCTCAGTCGCCGTCCGATGCTTATCCAATCGATATCCGCCGTCTCGCTCAGCTTTGA
- the LOC105772783 gene encoding eukaryotic translation initiation factor 4E-2 — MGLEENLKSMNINEEENKNPNPNTKDEEDGELEEGEIAGEEDDTTSSSLKKGVVEQPHPLEHSWTFWFDNPSAKSKQATWGSSMRPIYTFSTIEQFWSLYNNIHHPSKLPHGADFHCFKHKIEPKWEDPVCANGGKWTVSFPKGKSDTSWLYTLLALIGEQFEYGDEICGAVVSVRGKLEKIALWTKNAANETAQVSIGKQWKELLDYNDTIGFIFHDDAKKLDRGAKNRYTV; from the exons atggggcTTGAAGAAAATCTCAAATCAATGAACATCAACgaagaagaaaacaagaacCCTAACCCTAACACTAAAGATGAAGAAGACGGTGAACTTGAAGAAGGGGAGATCGCaggtgaagaagatgatacGACGTCGTCTTCGTTAAAGAAAGGTGTCGTCGAACAGCCTCACCCGTTGGAGCATTCATGGACCTTTTGGTTTGATAACCCTTCTGCTAAATCAAAACAAGCTACTTGGGGTAGTTCTATGCGCCCTATTTACACTTTCTCCACTATCGAACAATTCTGGAG TCTTTACAATAACATACATCATCCAAGCAAATTGCCTCATGGAGCGGACTTCCATTGTTTCAAACATAAAATCGAGCCCAAGTGGGAAGACCCTGTCTGTGCTAACGGAGGCAAGTGGACTGTAAGTTTCCCAAAGGGGAAATCAGATACGTCTTGGTTGTACACG TTGCTGGCTTTGATAGGGGAACAGTTTGAGTACGGTGATGAAATCTGTGGAGCAGTTGTTAGTGTGAGAGGCAAGCTGGAAAAAATAGCATTGTGGACCAAGAATGCTGCCAATGAAACTGCGCAG GTGAGCATTGGGAAACAGTGGAAAGAGTTACTTGATTACAACGACACTATCGGCTTCATATTTCAT GATGATGCAAAGAAGCTCGACAGAGGTGCCAAGAATCGCTACACAGTATGA
- the LOC105772213 gene encoding uncharacterized protein LOC105772213, with product MAAEEEFQESDVIFPDATLNGGAPLPSDELIDRRRFLSKTVRSVPVNIPLHQRSTIVFDYGGDLDEDREIVPPHVILERRIAAKTAFSVCTGNGRTLKGRNLSQVRNSILRLTGFLEV from the coding sequence ATGGCAGCCGAAGAAGAATTCCAAGAATCAGATGTTATATTCCCCGACGCCACGCTTAACGGCGGAGCTCCTCTTCCCTCCGATGAATTAATAGATCGCCGGCGATTCTTATCCAAAACCGTCCGTTCTGTTCCCGTTAACATCCCGCTTCATCAACGTAGTACTATCGTTTTCGATTACGGTGGTGATTTAGATGAAGATCGGGAAATTGTGCCGCCGCATGTGATATTAGAACGGAGAATCGCTGCGAAAACGGCGTTTTCGGTTTGTACAGGTAATGGAAGAACGCTTAAAGGAAGGAATTTGAGTCAAGTTCGGAATTCGATTCTCAGGTTGACTGGATTTTTggaagtataa